From Oceanithermus desulfurans, a single genomic window includes:
- a CDS encoding S8 family serine peptidase: MKKLLYLTGLLVLLAACSTGVVSPKTGAPGGNDGAPSVDLTKQYVLGQVIIGYRDAADLDAILNALGGSLIDDWTPLKAALVKLPDSMSVEKALGILERRDDVRYATPNRLVKEPEPVSTVNTTGTGIGALADSPYSDPDFDKQWMHRQMNTPEAWDAGVTGAGVRIAIHDDFIDHTHPDLQANIAYPGFYGTTGELICPDTPHNGLGTHGTSVAGTAAAVANDIGGRGIAYGASIVPIAIDHPVEGYLTLSGIVYGGFFAVDGPSAFGLSVPDGCGGYTPPPGRPYVDVLNMSWGGGAYDQVIKDLMDWMLMNGIVLVTSAGNTPTTGFAEPAWHPGLITVAATRADGRRTDFSNRGVHLDVAAPGQNIWVPTTRQCILDDPTGASCTGDENDYTYIAGTSFSSPATAGTAALILEAAGGPGSLDARQVRAILTQTAWDANADTLPGFDEDLGWGIVDAGAAVAKALAIAGGSEPAPDAGANVYVDVVDLTTGTPLPMTSVTLQPVDADGNPLPDRPLLPTQTTGTGLFGDGTAMFLQIDPGYYRVMVGGPHKKSGVAPGTAEGIVQVSSGDHAFVVPLDITLPSDPYEPNDDTANATPVTAGTTYKGILQADSGTDVDYYALNVTSGQTYVLNTETLSGNADLVLTLLDDDGTTVIAQNDSNQDFTDDAWLEYTADADKTVYIIIQDANGGSSPFNAYALDIASPLVSETEPNGSATVSGTTISNVDTASAQTVALGTVVSASIDPDGDDDIFAVTLTAGTTLVADVEAYASGAPDTMLAVYDSNGDQVAFNDDFTGRESRLEFTPGTSGTYYVLVTAWDGDAGGSTTGDYVLSLTLLDTP, translated from the coding sequence ATGAAGAAGCTTCTCTACCTCACCGGTTTACTCGTGTTGCTCGCAGCCTGCAGCACCGGCGTCGTCTCCCCCAAGACCGGGGCTCCGGGCGGCAACGACGGCGCACCGTCCGTGGACCTGACGAAGCAGTACGTCCTCGGGCAGGTGATCATCGGCTACCGTGACGCGGCCGACCTCGACGCGATTCTCAACGCCCTCGGCGGAAGCCTGATCGACGACTGGACGCCCCTCAAGGCCGCGCTGGTCAAGCTGCCCGACAGTATGTCCGTGGAGAAGGCGCTCGGCATCCTCGAACGCCGCGACGACGTGCGTTACGCCACCCCCAACCGCCTCGTCAAGGAACCCGAGCCCGTGAGTACGGTCAACACGACCGGCACGGGCATCGGCGCCCTGGCCGACTCACCGTACTCGGACCCCGACTTCGACAAGCAGTGGATGCACCGCCAGATGAACACCCCCGAGGCCTGGGACGCGGGCGTCACCGGTGCGGGCGTGCGCATCGCCATCCACGACGACTTCATCGACCACACCCACCCCGACCTCCAGGCCAACATCGCCTACCCCGGTTTCTACGGCACCACCGGTGAGCTGATCTGCCCCGACACCCCCCACAACGGGCTGGGCACCCACGGCACCAGCGTGGCCGGCACCGCCGCCGCCGTCGCCAACGACATCGGCGGACGCGGCATCGCCTACGGCGCCAGCATCGTCCCCATCGCCATCGACCATCCGGTCGAGGGGTACCTGACCCTTTCGGGCATCGTCTACGGGGGCTTCTTCGCCGTCGACGGTCCGAGCGCGTTCGGCTTGAGCGTTCCCGATGGCTGCGGCGGCTACACCCCGCCCCCGGGCCGTCCCTACGTGGACGTGCTCAACATGTCCTGGGGAGGCGGCGCTTACGACCAGGTGATCAAGGACCTGATGGACTGGATGCTGATGAACGGCATCGTCCTGGTCACCTCGGCGGGCAACACCCCCACCACCGGCTTCGCTGAACCCGCCTGGCACCCCGGCCTGATCACCGTCGCCGCCACCCGCGCCGACGGCCGGCGGACCGACTTCTCGAACCGCGGCGTCCACCTCGACGTGGCCGCGCCCGGCCAGAACATCTGGGTACCCACCACCCGCCAGTGCATCCTCGACGACCCCACGGGGGCAAGCTGCACCGGTGACGAGAACGACTACACCTACATCGCCGGGACCTCGTTCTCCAGCCCTGCCACCGCGGGCACGGCCGCTCTCATCCTCGAAGCCGCTGGCGGCCCCGGCAGCCTTGACGCCCGCCAGGTGCGTGCCATCCTGACCCAGACCGCCTGGGACGCCAACGCCGACACCCTGCCGGGCTTTGACGAGGACCTGGGCTGGGGCATCGTCGACGCCGGCGCGGCCGTGGCCAAAGCCCTGGCCATCGCCGGGGGCAGCGAGCCCGCCCCGGATGCGGGGGCGAACGTCTACGTCGACGTCGTCGACCTCACCACGGGCACGCCCCTACCGATGACCAGCGTCACCCTGCAACCGGTGGACGCCGACGGCAACCCCCTCCCCGACCGCCCCCTCCTGCCTACGCAGACCACCGGCACCGGCCTCTTCGGTGACGGCACCGCGATGTTCCTGCAGATCGATCCCGGTTACTACCGCGTCATGGTGGGCGGTCCGCACAAGAAGAGCGGTGTGGCCCCGGGAACGGCCGAGGGCATCGTACAGGTTTCCAGCGGTGACCATGCGTTCGTCGTGCCCCTGGACATCACCCTCCCCAGCGACCCCTACGAACCCAACGACGATACCGCCAACGCCACCCCCGTCACCGCGGGTACGACCTACAAGGGCATCCTGCAGGCCGACAGCGGAACCGACGTTGACTACTACGCGCTGAACGTGACTTCCGGCCAGACCTACGTGTTGAACACCGAGACCCTGAGCGGCAACGCGGATCTGGTGTTGACGCTGCTCGACGACGACGGCACGACCGTCATCGCCCAGAACGACAGCAACCAGGACTTCACCGACGATGCCTGGCTCGAGTACACGGCCGACGCCGACAAGACCGTTTACATCATCATTCAGGATGCGAACGGGGGCTCGAGCCCCTTCAACGCCTACGCCCTCGACATCGCCAGCCCGCTGGTGAGCGAGACCGAGCCCAACGGCTCGGCCACCGTGAGCGGCACCACCATCAGCAACGTCGACACCGCGAGCGCTCAGACGGTGGCGCTGGGTACGGTCGTGAGCGCTTCGATCGACCCGGACGGCGACGACGACATCTTCGCCGTCACCCTCACCGCCGGGA
- a CDS encoding carboxypeptidase regulatory-like domain-containing protein: protein MRLKLFIGALLMLVLAACGEFVTPNATISGYVVDMKAGEPVAGVSVTIVQTGESATTDAQGYYSIDTKRGRYTLVFTKDGFATSKVTGLLTLDEKTLYSTILRPVFDPQATVEPPELNLDIPEWYEPGQEVTVTVSGSVADPDTNGFQFLDVALGQQGGSSGYLNGYVRHQRFFDFDGSEKEVTIDTTGYNDFVTVHAVAYDVNGNRTEAIGYLYRSPDLAADAPASPTDLTAQAVTFGDVAVFGTLSVPGLTGDAIVNAMKTGDVAALKRLGEAVQNAAKQGVAAPQDSSLDKAITWVDLSWSYDPAATAPEAFEIFRKNGENGTFYRIGRIAAEDAQNLDENGDPIPGSYSFRDATPGTLPGVLLTYRVEAVNGDKRAASTEYSVTPLPAFKVQAVAPGDNVTDVDLAPGYVISVENSSTINFLMAIVLDRVQVDGFNIEYISPLFTVTGADGEFHPFASYGISGIPHGLIEVEGGYSISGETLQPFHTYDWQPFAVTAHLNDDGEMDAVSIGSDFFGIWGPFGVEDGPVNTFVTGDGVTVAGAGGR from the coding sequence ATGAGGTTGAAACTATTCATCGGAGCACTGTTGATGTTGGTACTCGCCGCCTGCGGGGAGTTCGTGACCCCGAACGCCACGATCAGCGGTTACGTGGTGGACATGAAGGCCGGCGAGCCCGTAGCGGGCGTCAGCGTGACGATCGTGCAAACCGGCGAATCGGCCACGACGGACGCCCAGGGCTACTATTCGATCGACACCAAGCGGGGCCGGTACACCCTGGTCTTCACCAAGGACGGCTTCGCGACCTCGAAGGTGACGGGGCTCCTGACGCTCGACGAGAAGACCCTGTACAGCACCATCCTTCGCCCGGTGTTCGATCCCCAGGCCACCGTCGAACCTCCTGAGCTGAACCTCGACATTCCTGAATGGTACGAGCCCGGCCAGGAGGTCACGGTCACCGTGAGCGGTTCGGTCGCCGACCCCGACACCAACGGCTTCCAGTTCCTGGACGTGGCCCTCGGGCAGCAGGGCGGCAGCTCGGGCTACCTGAACGGCTACGTGCGCCACCAGCGCTTCTTCGACTTCGACGGCAGCGAAAAAGAAGTAACGATCGACACGACGGGCTACAACGACTTCGTCACCGTGCACGCGGTCGCCTACGACGTCAACGGCAACCGCACCGAAGCCATCGGCTACCTCTACCGCAGCCCCGACCTCGCCGCCGACGCTCCCGCCAGCCCCACCGATCTGACGGCGCAGGCGGTCACCTTCGGCGACGTGGCCGTCTTCGGCACCCTGAGCGTCCCCGGCCTCACCGGCGACGCCATCGTGAACGCCATGAAGACGGGCGACGTCGCGGCGCTGAAACGGTTGGGCGAAGCGGTGCAGAACGCCGCCAAGCAGGGGGTGGCCGCGCCCCAGGACAGCAGCCTCGACAAAGCCATCACCTGGGTGGACCTCAGCTGGTCCTACGACCCCGCGGCGACCGCGCCCGAGGCCTTCGAGATCTTCCGCAAGAACGGCGAGAACGGCACGTTCTACCGCATCGGCCGCATCGCCGCCGAGGACGCCCAGAACCTGGACGAGAACGGCGACCCGATCCCCGGTTCCTACAGCTTCCGCGACGCCACCCCCGGCACCCTTCCCGGCGTGCTGCTGACCTACCGCGTCGAGGCCGTGAACGGCGATAAGCGGGCCGCGTCGACCGAGTACAGCGTGACGCCGCTCCCCGCCTTCAAGGTGCAGGCCGTGGCCCCCGGCGACAACGTGACCGACGTGGATCTGGCCCCGGGGTACGTCATCTCGGTAGAGAACTCCTCGACGATCAACTTCCTCATGGCCATCGTCCTCGACCGCGTGCAGGTGGACGGGTTCAACATCGAGTACATCTCGCCGCTCTTCACCGTGACCGGAGCGGACGGCGAGTTCCACCCCTTCGCCAGCTACGGCATCTCGGGTATCCCCCACGGCCTGATCGAAGTGGAGGGCGGGTACAGCATCTCGGGTGAAACCCTCCAACCCTTCCACACCTACGACTGGCAGCCCTTCGCCGTGACGGCCCACCTCAACGACGACGGGGAGATGGACGCGGTCTCGATCGGCTCCGACTTCTTCGGAATCTGGGGCCCCTTCGGTGTGGAGGACGGCCCCGTAAACACCTTCGTCACCGGAGACGGCGTTACCGTCGCCGGCGCGGGGGGGAGGTAA